The DNA segment CCGCGCATATCAATGATCCGGGCCAGGTAGAGCCCGGCCACCAGATCGATCATCCCGGAGCCGCAGATCCCCTGGGCCGGACCTTGCCCAATGGTGCGACAGATGATCCGGCCGTCTTCAGGATCAATGGTGACATGTTCGACCGCGCCGGGGGTGGCCCGCATGCCCATCCGGGCCACCCCGCCCTCCAGGGCCGGGCCGGCGGCGCCGGCGCAGGCCATCAGCCAGTCCCGGTTGCCGATCACCACCTCGGCATTGGTGCCCACGTCGATCAGCATCGACACCGCCTCGCTCTGGTCAAGGTCCGCGGCCAGGATACCGGCGATGAGATCACCGCCGAAGTAACTGCCCGCACTGGGCAGGACCCAGACCACCGCGGCCGGATGCAAGCTCAAATCAAGGGAGGCGGCAACAAAGGGATCCGGCTGGTTGATTACCGGGATATAGGGCTCCCGGCAAAGATGGTATGGGTCGAGACGAAGAAAAAAATGGACCATGCTGGTGTTGCCGGACACGCTCATCGCCCGGATCTGTTCCGGATCAACACCCGCGGATGCGGCAAGTTCCCTGATCAGATCATTGATGGAATCGATCACCCGTTGGTGGAGCAGGTCAAGGCCGTTGCCCCTGGCGGCAAAATGGATCCTGGTCAGGATGTCGGCCCCGTAATCGAGCTGTCCATTCTCCCGGATGGCCCGGGCCAGGGTGGTGCCGCTCAGCCCGTCCTTCAGGCTGCCCTCCAGGTGGGTTGTGCCGAGATCAAGGGCCACCATCGGCAGAAGCCGCGGCATGGCCGGCAGAAAATCAACCAGTTCCGGGCCGCCGGGCAGGTCGTTGACCACTGCCACCCCTTCAAAACCGGCCCGCCGAAAGGCCGCGGCCACCGCCATTGTCCGGGCCAGGGGAACCGTCGGCCAGCGGTCGCCGAGCTTCCGGGCCAGGACCC comes from the Desulfobacterales bacterium genome and includes:
- a CDS encoding ASKHA domain-containing protein encodes the protein MQTLVSLLAVRAAPPSLQDNTADLDRLRRVLARKLGDRWPTVPLARTMAVAAAFRRAGFEGVAVVNDLPGGPELVDFLPAMPRLLPMVALDLGTTHLEGSLKDGLSGTTLARAIRENGQLDYGADILTRIHFAARGNGLDLLHQRVIDSINDLIRELAASAGVDPEQIRAMSVSGNTSMVHFFLRLDPYHLCREPYIPVINQPDPFVAASLDLSLHPAAVVWVLPSAGSYFGGDLIAGILAADLDQSEAVSMLIDVGTNAEVVIGNRDWLMACAGAAGPALEGGVARMGMRATPGAVEHVTIDPEDGRIICRTIGQGPAQGICGSGMIDLVAGLYLARIIDMRGKFRAARAAALTPGRLIELDDGPAFVVVEASEAADGRPVVLTQPDLDALMRSKAAMYAILTTLVSQVGLEFDKLHRIWVAGAFGRHIEPRAAIILGMLPDLPLDTYQPLGNSSLAGAERFLLEQEVRRRCYRVVKKITYIELNVNQEFMIRFSGSRFIPHTDRALFPSVPFFNT